In Dermacentor andersoni chromosome 4, qqDerAnde1_hic_scaffold, whole genome shotgun sequence, the following proteins share a genomic window:
- the LOC129386356 gene encoding uncharacterized protein produces the protein MPKINATGGDRRTVHAPSQKVLLIPQVSGYESSAANSTAYRLTEEQTAVLVVYVILRLAFKLVALAGIKDYSSYVMAQRQRRQLVKRLDYEAQETSIKDSSGVQTQDSMRGFSVPLPVMMPPAELAPVPPEPLAPPPGPVPPPPGPLPLSPGPMPHLLPPAPLPGSAEASDALVSWSSPLP, from the exons ATGCCAAAAATCAATGCCACCGGAGGTGATCGTCGTACCGTGCACGCTCCATCTCAAAAAGTATTG ttGATACCGCAGGTAAGCGGCTACGAGTCAAGCGCGGCCAATTCTACGGCCTACCGACTTACA GAGGAGCAAACTGCCGTGCTCGTCGTCTACGTCATATTGCGCCTGGCATTCAAG CTCGTTGCGCTGGCGGGCATCAAGGACTACTCGAGCTACGTGATGGCTCAGCGCCAGAGGCGGCAGCTGGTGAAGCGACTAGACTACGAGGCCCAGGAGACGAGCATTAAGGACTCCAGCGGGGTTCAGACGCAGGACTCGATGCGCGGCTTCTCGGTGCCCTTGCCAGTGATGATGCCGCCTGCCGAGCTCGCGCCCGTGCCACCGGAACCCCTGGCGCCCCCTCCAGGCCCCGTGCCGCCCCCTCCAGGCCCCCTGCCGCTCTCTCCAGGCCCCATGCCGCATCTATTGCCGCCGGCTCCCCTACCTGGAAGTGCGGAGGCCAGCGACGCCCTGGTTTCCTGGAGTTCTCCCCTCCCATAG